A genomic region of Castor canadensis chromosome 16, mCasCan1.hap1v2, whole genome shotgun sequence contains the following coding sequences:
- the LOC109675525 gene encoding NACHT, LRR and PYD domains-containing protein 9-like — protein MAEPRFSEFGLVWYLEELKKEEFWKFKELLRQEPQKFQLKPMPWTDIKRASKEGLAKLLYKHFSGKQVWDVVMSLFLQISRRDLWQKAQDEMGDKSKLYKRHMKQKFQLIWQTETCLPIPGYFYNETIRNEYIALQDIYTAETGPVTVALRGDDGIGKTTFLRRVMLDWASGIFLNERFRFVFFLTVCDMNSMMQTSLIEFISRDWPESSGTIGDVFSQPERILFIMDDFEKLKFDLELRTNLCDDWRRRQPPQIILSSLLQKKLLPESSLLLALQDEHMQDIYFLLKYPKDIFCTGLSEDSRRLYFTYFFRAKDKASRALSFVKSQPPFFLVCSNPFRCWVICTSLKWQLEIGDDLELHPGSAASVFVTFFRSAFKARSENCPSKNKAQLKSLCALAAEGIWTHTFVFSCEDLRRHGGSESDVLVWMSMRLLQKKGDCFTFKRVSIQDFCAALFYFLKESTDHPNPAIGSVAQLVTAIVVHKQHYLIQLGIYLFGILPETMNNHLETSFGFLLSKDIKQEIIQCFLSISQCEHNKNISFQQVFGYLFETQDEEFVKKVMDLFDEVSLTFSELEPFIMASFCLRLSQKLKKLRLRVHKISSYKHTASAGNDIQYWQDFCSVFTVSRNLQVLELDNCNLNNCCMGVLFKALAQPVCSLRSLSLVQEVSCFVFAHPGMTHSVLIFFRFNFMPNLGDGADFSRGIIHNPQLKHLNLYGTGFSHSGIKCLCEALQHPVCNVEELVLGKCDITGEDCENLVSLIIYKKLKYLSLVENPVKNKGAMVLCEALKHSNCALETLMLSYCGLSCTACDYFSQALLCNRSLSVLDLGSNVLENNGVAVLCEALKNPGCSLQELWLTGCYLTSDGCKNISAALICNEKLHTLKLGNNNIQDAGVKHLCEALRHPKCKLQRLGLNMCQLTSECCEGLASALTFCKTLRGLNLDWITLDHDGVLVLCEALSHHDCALETLGLDKSSFGEETQMLLQALEEKIPHLTITHHPWFEEELRMKGVPQ, from the exons ATGGCTGAACCACGTTTTTCTGAGTTTGGTTTGGTGTGGTACCTGGAAGAGCTCAAAAAAGAAGAGTTTTGGAAATTTAAGGAACTCCTCAGGCAAGAACCACAGAAATTTCAACTGAAACCAATGCCTTGGACTGACATCAAGAGGGCTTCAAAAGAAGGTCTAGCAAAGCTGTTGTACAAGCATTTCTCAGGAAAGCAGGTGTGGGATGTAGTCATGAGCCTGTTTCTCCAGATCAGTCGGAGAGATCTCTGGCAAAAAGCTCAGGACGAGATGGGAG ATAAGTCTAAATTATACAAAAGGCACATGAAGCAGAAATTCCAACTCATATGGCAAACAGAAACCTGCCTCCCAATTCCTGGGTATTTCTACAATGAGACCATTAGGAATGAATACATAGCGTTGCAGGACATCTATACTGCTGAGACTGGGCCAGTCACTGTAGCTTTGAGAGGTGATGACGGAATTGGGAAAACAACCTTTCTAAGAAGAGTGATGTTAGACTGGGCTTCAGGAATCTTCTTGAATGAAAGATTCaggtttgttttcttcctcacTGTCTGTGACATGAACTCTATGATGCAGACAAGCCTAATAGAGTTCATCTCCAGGGACTGGCCAGAGTCTTCAGGGACGATTGGTGATGTTTTTTCCCAGCCAGAGAGAATTCTGTTCATCATGGATGACTTCGAGAAACTGAAATTTGACTTGGAACTCAGGACTAACTTGTGTGATGACTGGAGACGAAGGCAGCCACCACAAATTATCTTGAGCAGCTTGTTGCAGAAAAAATTGCTCCCTGAGTCTTCTCTGCTTCTTGCATTACAAGATGAGCATATGCAAGACATTTATTTCCTATTGAAGTATCCAAAGGACATATTTTGTACAGGGTTATCTGAAGATTCAAGAAGGCTGTATTTCACCTACTTCTTCCGTGCAAAGGACAAAGCCTCAAGAGCCCTCAGTTTTGTGAAGTCGCAGCCACCGTTCTTTTTAGTGTGCAGCAATCCCTTTCGATGCTGGGTGATCTGTACTAGTTTAAAGTGGCAGCTCGAGATAGGTGATGACCTTGAACTTCACCCTGGTAGTGCTGCATcagtttttgtaacttttttcagAAGTGCATTCAAAGCAAGAAGTGAAAATTGTCCATCTAAGAACAAAGCCCAATTGAAAAGCCTGTGTGCCCTGGCTGCAGAGGGAATATGGACTCATACATTTGTGTTTAGCTGTGAGGATCTCAGGAGGCATGGGGGCTCTGAATCTGATGTCTTGGTGTGGATGAGCATGAGACTTCTCCAAAAGAAGGGTGACTGTTTTACCTTCAAACGTGTGTCTATCCAAGACTTTTGTGCTGCTCTGTTTTACTTCCTCAAAGAGTCCACAGACCATCCTAACCCTGCCATTGGCAGTGTAGCCCAGCTGGTAACAGCTATTGTGGTTCACAAGCAACACTACTTGATCCAGCTAGGAATATACCTGTTTGGAATTTTACCTGAAACAATGAACAATCATCTGGAGACATCCTTTGGCTTTCTACTGTCAAAAGATATAAAGCAGGAAATAATACAATGTTTTCTAAGCATAAGTCAATGTGAGCACAACAAAAACATTAGTTTCCAGCAAGTGTTCGGTTATTTGTTTGAAACCCAGGATGAAGAATTTGTAAAAAAAGTGATGGATTTATTTGATGAAGTGTCCCTTACTTTTTCTGAACTTGAGCCATTTATAATGGCTTCATTCTGCCTGAGGCTTTCTCAAAAGCTAAAGAAACTTCGCCTGCGTGTACATAAGATCTCTTCGTATAAACACACTGCCTCTGCAGG TAATGACATACAATACTGGCAGGACTTCTGCTCAGTGTTCACCGTTAGCCGGAACTTACAAGTGCTAGAATTGGACAACTGTAACCTCAATAACTGCTGCATGGGGGTTCTTTTTAAAGCACTGGCTCAGCCTGTTTGTAGTCTTCGAAGCTTGTC ATTAGTGCAAGAGGTGTCTTGCTTTGTGTTTGCTCATCCTGGCATGACTCACTCCGTCCTCATCTTTTTCAGGTTTAACTTTATGCCTAACTTAGGAGACGGTGCAGACTTCTCAAGGGGAATTATTCATAATCCTCAACTGAAACATCTGAATCTGTATGGTACTGGTTTCTCCCATTCTGGGATCAAATGCCTGTGTGAGGCACTGCAACACCCAGTGTGCAACGTGGAAGAGCTGGT GTTGGGGAAGTGTGACATCACAGGTGAAGATTGTGAAAATCTTGTCTCTCTCATCATCTACAAGAAGCTGAAGTATCTCTCCCTAGTAGAAAATCCTGTGAAGAACAAAGGAGCGATGGTGCTGTGTGAAGCCCTGAAACACTCAAACTGTGCCTTGGAGACCCTGAT GTTGTCATACTGTGGTCTCTCCTGCACTGCCTGTGACTACTTCTCCCAGGCCCTTTTGTGCAACAGATCTCTGTCTGTCCTTGATCTGGGATCAAATGTCCTAGAAAACAATGGAGTGGCAGTTCTGTGTGAAGCACTGAAGAATCCAGGCTGCAGCCTGCAGGAGTTGTG GTTGACAGGTTGTTATCTCACATCTGATGGCTGTAAGAACATCTCTGCTGCTCTCATTTGCAATGAAAAACTACATACCCTAAAACTTGGGAACAATAACATACAGGATGCTGGTGTCAAACACTTATGTGAAGCTTTGAGGCACCCTAAGTGTAAATTACAGAGGCTGGG GCTGAACATGTGTCAGCTCACCAGTGAATGTTGTGAAGGTCTTGCCTCGGCTCTCACTTTCTGCAAAACACTGAGGGGACTGAACCTTGACTGGATTACCTTGGACCATGATGGAGTACTGGTGCTGTGTGAGGCTTTGAGTCACCATGACTGTGCCCTGGAGACACTTGG tCTGGACAAATCTTCATTTGGCGAGGAAACTCAAATGCTGCTCCAAGCTCTGGAGGAGAAAATCCCCCACCTGACAATCACTCATCATCCTTGGTTTGAAGAAGAGCTGAGGATGAAGGGTGTTCCTCAGTGA